A segment of the Anaerolineales bacterium genome:
GACCCGCAGCGCCTCCGGCGTGCCTTCACCGGCCGGCAGGCGCGCTACGGCAGCAACGCCCTGCTGCTGACAGCGGCCGTCGTCGGCGTCCTAGCCGTCGTCAATTTTCTCGCCTACAACAATCCGCAGTCGATCGATTTGACGGAGACCCAGGACTTCAGCCTGACACCGGAAACGCTCTTGATCCTGGACCAGCTGCAAGAACCGGTGCAGCTCATCGGGTTCTACACACCGGACTCAGCCGACGGGCGAGACCTGACGCGCGCCCTGTTCGATGTCTACCAGCGCAACAGCCGGGGCAAGATCACCTATGAGTTCACCGACCCGCGGGCCAACCCGGTTGCGGCGGATCACTACGGGGTGCAGCGCGATGCCAGCATTGTTGTGACAGTTGGCAGCGCCTCCGAAGTGCTCTCCTACCCGAGCGAGGAGGAGGTCACCGGGGCAATCCTGCGCCTGACGAATCCCGAAGGGCGCAAGGTCTACTTTATCGTCGGCCACGGGGAGCGGGACCTGGACGGAGTCGACGAAGCCGGGTACAGCCAGGTCCGACAGGCGTTGGAGGCCAAGAACTATCAGGTCGACACGCTGAGCCCATTGAGCGAAGGCTCCATCCCGCAGGACGCCCTGGCACTCGTGATCGCCGGCCCGAGCGTTGACCTGCCCGAGGCGGAAGCGAAACTGATTGAAGAGTACCTCTCCCAGGGTGGGGCGCTGGTGGTTCTGGCCGAGCCTTCGGCTGCTCTGGCTGCCCAATCGCCGGTCGAGCCTCTCGGCGGCTACTTGAAGCAGAAGTGGGGGGTCGAGTATCAGGATGACCTGGTGCTGGACCTGACTTCCTCGCTGCCGCTCACGGCCATCGCCGCCGAGTATGGCGAGCATCCAATCACCACTCGAATGCGCAACCTGCGATCGTACTTCCCCTCGGCCCGCAGCCTGCAGCTGCAATCCGCAGCCGAGAGTCCGCTGCAACCAACACCCCTCTTGCGCACCGCATCCAACTCGTGGGGGGAGACGGACTACGCTTCGCTCACCGAGGGCGGGGATCTCGCCTTCGACGAGGGCGTAGACTTTCCCGGTCCACTGTTGCTGGCGGCGGCCGTGGAAGACCCCGAAACCGGATCGAGGCTGGTGGTTATCGGCGATTCGGACTTCGCGGCCAACGCCGATTTCCTCGCTCTGGGCAATGGGGACCTGCTGGTCAACAGCAT
Coding sequences within it:
- a CDS encoding GldG family protein, yielding MNRSKLASIAWVAGAALLLASLAWYVINQASDLTLQIGVALGFLLLAAAVLLDPQRLRRAFTGRQARYGSNALLLTAAVVGVLAVVNFLAYNNPQSIDLTETQDFSLTPETLLILDQLQEPVQLIGFYTPDSADGRDLTRALFDVYQRNSRGKITYEFTDPRANPVAADHYGVQRDASIVVTVGSASEVLSYPSEEEVTGAILRLTNPEGRKVYFIVGHGERDLDGVDEAGYSQVRQALEAKNYQVDTLSPLSEGSIPQDALALVIAGPSVDLPEAEAKLIEEYLSQGGALVVLAEPSAALAAQSPVEPLGGYLKQKWGVEYQDDLVLDLTSSLPLTAIAAEYGEHPITTRMRNLRSYFPSARSLQLQSAAESPLQPTPLLRTASNSWGETDYASLTEGGDLAFDEGVDFPGPLLLAAAVEDPETGSRLVVIGDSDFAANADFLALGNGDLLVNSIDWAARQEALISLTPKPAISRFVLPPSTQVIGGVFLITIILIPAAVLAAGTYVWWSRRRRG